In Rhinatrema bivittatum chromosome 11, aRhiBiv1.1, whole genome shotgun sequence, a single window of DNA contains:
- the LOC115100522 gene encoding suppressor of cytokine signaling 5-like: MSQSSEGGEQTKNKGARPKVKQGRSEERKEEGSRQNRKSRHLSKATEKQPVAAGELSSAVRRPSLADEPVASLQELEGLELCKLPSKSLKQKIQDAVGQCFPIKSSNEHPQSLSSSHRKIHLSELMLDTCPFPAGSDLAHKWYLIKQHTAPVSQQSGFLESCSTVEDEDDRLRERRRISIEQGVEPPPDAQIHTFEVTTPINPLYKLGPKLAHGMNELAGDNRATLQVRQEEEAKMEPAEHVSSGTMERLEERDGFRVHTQIDYIHCLVPDLLHITNLPCYWGVMDRYEAEALLEGKPEGTFLLRDSAQEDYLFSVSFRRYGRSLHARIEQWNHNFSFDVHDPSVFHAPTVTGLLEHYKDPSTCMFFEPLLSSPHNRTLPFSLQHLCRAVIANCTSYDGMDHLPIPSSLKAYLKEYHYKQRVRIRRLDLQWN, encoded by the coding sequence ATGTCACAATCGAGTGAGGGCGGAGAGCAAACCAAAAACAAGGGGGCAAGGCCCAAAGTGAAGCAGGGCAGGTctgaggagagaaaggaggagggaagcAGGCAGAACAGGAAGAGCCGGCATCTGAGCAAGGCAACAGAAAAGCAGCCTGTAGCAGCTGGAGAACTCTCTTCTGCAGTGAGGCGGCCATCACTGGCCGATGAGCCTGTGGCCTCTTTACAGGAATTGGAAGGCCTGGAACTCTGCAAACTGCCCAGCAAGTCACTGAAGCAGAAGATCCAGGATGCTGTGGGCCAGTGTTTTCCTATCAAAAGCAGCAATGAGCACCCACAGAGCCTTTCATCCTCTCATCGCAAGATTCACCTGAGTGAGCTGATGCTGGATACATGCCCCTTCCCGGCAGGTTCAGACTTAGCGCACAAGTGGTACCTAATAAAGCAGCACACAGCTCCTGTGTCCCAGCAGAGTGGTTTTCTAGAGAGCTGTAGCACCGTGGAAGACGAGGACGACAGATTGCGGGAGAGGAGGAGGATTAGCATTGAGCAGGGTGTGGAACCTCCACCCGATGCACAGATCCATACCTTTGAGGTCACTACACCGATAAACCCCCTCTACAAACTGGGACCTAAGCTGGCTCATGGCATGAATGAACTGGCAGGAGACAATCGTGCCACACTGCAGGTGCGTCAAGAGGAGGAGGCAAAAATGGAGCCAGCAGAGCACGTAAGCTCAGGGACAATGGAAAGGCTGGAGGAGAGGGATGGCTTCCGAGTGCACACACAAATTGATTACATACACTGTCTGGTACCAGACTTGCTGCACATCACTAACCTGCCCTGCTACTGGGGTGTGATGGACCGCTATGAGGCAGAGGCCCTTCTGGAGGGGAAGCCAGAGGGGACCTTCCTGCTGCGGGACTCAGCCCAGGAGGATTATCTGTTCTCGGTCAGTTTCCGGCGCTACGGCCGCTCCTTGCACGCTCGAATTGAGCAGTGGAACCACAACTTTAGCTTCGATGTGCACGACCCCAGTGTTTTCCATGCCCCTACGGTGACAGGCCTACTGGAGCATTACAAAGACCCCAGCACCTGTATGTTTTTTGAGCCTCTGCTCTCCAGCCCTCACAACCGGACGCTGCCCTTCAGCCTGCAGCATCTATGCCGGGCAGTGATCGCTAACTGCACCTCCTATGACGGCATGGATCACCTGCCTATTCCCAGCTCCTTAAAGGCATACTTAAAGGAATACCACTACAAACAGAGGGTGCGGATTAGGAGGCTGGACTTGCAGTGGAACTGA